A genomic segment from Myxosarcina sp. GI1 encodes:
- a CDS encoding aminotransferase class I/II-fold pyridoxal phosphate-dependent enzyme: MTLFSKKFWSETPVIKALLQATNKPHAAFYAPGHKRGMGINSELLRLCDRSVFAADLPELPELDNLFAPLGVINEAQQLAAKTFGAEKTWFLVNGSTCGIAAAILATCNPNDKIILPRNIHTSAISGLVLSGALPIFINPAYDSQEGLAYGITPEAVKAALEKHPDSKAVMMLYPTYQGVCGDIEAIANITHQYNLPLLVDEAHGAHFAFHPDLPPSALSAGADLTVQSTHKVLSAMSQASMLHLQSKRIAPQRISQALQLVQSTSPNYILLASLDAARQQMATQGTELMERTLNLATTARSHLEMIPKISVFQPAKQPGVTWCDRTRLTINVSQLGMTGFAADEILHQQLGVTCELPLINHLTFIISLGNTTEDIDKLIAGFQTLSRLQLPITHYPLPITHYPLPITRTAISPREAFFAESKAVPIEQASDRICTELICPYPPGIPLLMPGEKITIRTIDYLQQIASLGGMITGLSDPTLKTIKVIE, encoded by the coding sequence ATGACTTTGTTTTCTAAAAAATTCTGGAGTGAAACCCCTGTAATCAAAGCGTTGCTACAGGCTACAAACAAACCTCATGCTGCTTTCTATGCTCCAGGTCATAAAAGAGGAATGGGAATAAATAGCGAACTTTTAAGATTATGCGATCGCTCGGTATTTGCCGCAGATTTACCAGAATTACCCGAACTCGATAATTTATTTGCACCACTAGGTGTAATTAATGAAGCGCAGCAACTAGCAGCTAAGACGTTTGGTGCAGAAAAGACTTGGTTTTTAGTTAATGGTTCTACCTGTGGTATTGCGGCAGCAATTTTAGCAACTTGCAATCCTAATGACAAAATTATTCTGCCCAGAAACATTCACACTTCAGCAATTTCGGGCTTAGTACTTTCTGGTGCGTTACCTATATTCATCAATCCCGCCTACGATAGTCAAGAAGGTTTGGCATACGGCATTACTCCAGAAGCTGTTAAAGCAGCTTTAGAAAAGCATCCCGATAGTAAAGCCGTAATGATGCTGTATCCAACCTATCAGGGTGTGTGTGGCGACATTGAAGCGATCGCTAACATTACCCATCAATATAATTTACCCTTATTAGTCGATGAAGCTCACGGAGCGCACTTTGCTTTTCACCCAGATCTACCTCCTTCAGCCCTCAGTGCTGGAGCCGATTTAACCGTACAGTCTACTCATAAGGTTTTGAGTGCTATGTCTCAAGCTTCCATGCTTCATCTTCAAAGTAAACGGATCGCACCCCAAAGAATTAGCCAAGCCTTGCAGTTAGTCCAATCTACCAGTCCAAATTATATTTTGCTGGCTTCTCTCGATGCAGCCAGACAGCAAATGGCAACTCAAGGAACCGAATTGATGGAGCGGACTTTAAACTTAGCAACAACAGCCCGCAGTCATCTAGAGATGATTCCTAAGATTTCGGTATTTCAACCAGCTAAACAGCCTGGTGTTACCTGGTGCGATCGCACTAGATTGACAATTAACGTTTCGCAACTTGGTATGACTGGCTTTGCTGCCGATGAAATTTTACACCAGCAGTTAGGAGTCACCTGTGAATTACCGCTTATCAATCATCTTACTTTTATTATTTCTCTTGGTAATACCACTGAAGATATCGATAAACTAATTGCTGGTTTTCAAACCCTTTCGCGATTGCAACTACCCATTACCCATTACCCATTACCTATTACCCATTACCCATTACCCATTACCCGCACCGCAATTTCTCCTAGAGAGGCTTTCTTTGCTGAGAGTAAAGCTGTTCCTATCGAACAAGCAAGCGATCGCATCTGTACCGAACTAATTTGCCCCTATCCTCCAGGAATTCCCTTACTTATGCCAGGAGAAAAGATTACCATTAGAACTATAGATTATTTACAGCAAATCGCCAGTTTAGGAGGTATGATAACAGGTTTAAGCGATCCCACTCTAAAAACAATTAAAGTAATCGAATGA
- a CDS encoding ATP-dependent zinc protease → MNLNPKQLRSSIKQPSIIGWREIIALPELGIGKIKAKIDTGARSSALHAFHLENFERDDKKIIRFQVHPLQRDSKTTITTEAELLEYREVRNSGGVAQLRPVILTGIKLGEKTWTIELTLTNRDVMGFRMLLGRQALRRQFLVDPGKSFIQSSHHREK, encoded by the coding sequence GTGAATCTCAATCCAAAACAACTACGTTCGAGTATCAAACAACCATCTATTATCGGCTGGAGAGAAATTATTGCTTTGCCAGAATTGGGAATCGGTAAGATCAAAGCCAAAATTGATACGGGAGCGCGTTCTTCAGCTTTACACGCCTTTCATCTAGAAAACTTCGAGCGTGACGATAAGAAGATAATACGTTTTCAGGTTCACCCCCTTCAGCGTGACAGTAAAACTACGATAACCACAGAAGCCGAACTATTAGAATACAGAGAAGTTCGCAATTCGGGGGGAGTTGCCCAACTCAGACCAGTAATTTTGACAGGGATAAAGCTAGGAGAAAAGACTTGGACAATCGAGCTTACTTTAACCAACAGAGACGTTATGGGCTTTCGGATGTTACTTGGAAGACAAGCACTGCGCCGTCAATTTTTAGTAGACCCAGGTAAATCTTTTATTCAAAGCAGTCATCATCGAGAAAAATAG
- the cbiT gene encoding precorrin-6Y C5,15-methyltransferase subunit CbiT — protein sequence MLWPYKTPGIPDQLFARLPGIPLSKREVRILLISSLRMKPNSVLWDIGAGTGTIPVEMGLLCPEGEIIAIERDEEVASLIERNCELFGVKNVRIVEGSAPECLQDLNPKPDLVCLEGGKPIEDILKQAWKYLETGGRIVATVNNLENLYVISRGLAELQARNIEVVQSAVNRLETRGIQQTFAAVNPMFILSGEKI from the coding sequence ATGCTTTGGCCTTATAAAACGCCTGGTATTCCAGACCAACTATTTGCTCGCCTTCCTGGTATTCCTTTGAGTAAGAGAGAGGTTCGTATTTTGCTAATTTCGTCTTTAAGAATGAAGCCAAACTCGGTACTGTGGGATATCGGAGCGGGAACTGGCACTATTCCTGTAGAAATGGGCTTACTCTGCCCTGAAGGTGAAATTATTGCTATCGAAAGAGACGAAGAAGTTGCTAGCTTAATCGAACGTAATTGCGAACTTTTTGGCGTTAAAAACGTGCGGATAGTAGAAGGCAGCGCGCCAGAATGTCTGCAAGATTTAAATCCCAAACCCGATTTGGTCTGTTTAGAAGGAGGCAAGCCAATCGAGGATATACTCAAACAAGCTTGGAAATATCTTGAAACTGGAGGGCGAATTGTTGCCACCGTTAATAACTTAGAAAACTTATATGTTATTTCTCGAGGTTTAGCAGAATTACAGGCACGTAATATAGAAGTAGTTCAATCTGCCGTCAATCGTTTAGAAACCAGAGGTATTCAGCAAACTTTTGCTGCCGTCAACCCAATGTTTATTCTTAGTGGAGAAAAGATTTGA
- a CDS encoding cytochrome P450, whose amino-acid sequence MNLPPKLNKSALWQKLTWVIDPVKYLETAARQCPDLYAADIIGFGGKFIIVNHPEAIQEILTSNRQKLFASSQDNALLKPLVGDRSVILLEGDPHRKRRKLLLPPFHGERMETYSQSIVELTNDVFGKLNPGEEFTARDLAQSISLQTILRVVYGLADSNRYQQLRGLISEMTEVFRSPLTSAFLFFPWLQQDWGAWSPWGNFVRVREAVDKIIYAEIAERRETNNLDGEDILSMLMSARDETGQPMSDGELRDELMSLMFAGHETTATAIAWALYWVHHLPKVKAKLLDEIASLGESPDLMTISQVPYLDAVCKETLRICPVAMLTFPRVVKQSMQLLDYDLEPGSVLMGNIYSVHQREDIYPQAKQFKPERFLERQFTSGEFVPFGGGARRCIGEALAKFELKLVVATVVANHQLSLASNRPERPRRRGVTLSPANGVKMMYRGKRTSRAIAKSNVAV is encoded by the coding sequence ATGAATTTACCCCCAAAACTAAATAAATCTGCTCTTTGGCAAAAGTTAACTTGGGTAATCGACCCCGTTAAATATTTAGAAACAGCCGCTAGACAATGTCCAGACTTATACGCGGCTGATATAATCGGCTTTGGTGGCAAGTTTATAATTGTCAATCATCCCGAAGCAATTCAAGAAATTCTAACTAGCAATCGTCAAAAGCTGTTTGCTTCCTCTCAAGATAATGCCTTGTTAAAGCCACTTGTAGGCGATCGCTCGGTAATCTTACTAGAAGGCGATCCCCACAGAAAACGGCGCAAGCTGCTGTTACCTCCTTTTCATGGTGAAAGGATGGAAACTTATAGTCAATCTATTGTCGAACTAACTAATGATGTTTTTGGCAAGTTAAACCCTGGCGAGGAATTTACTGCTAGAGATTTAGCTCAAAGTATTTCTCTACAAACTATCTTGAGAGTAGTTTATGGTTTAGCTGACAGCAATCGCTACCAACAATTAAGAGGCTTGATTTCGGAAATGACAGAAGTGTTTCGTTCGCCTCTAACCTCGGCATTTTTGTTTTTTCCCTGGCTGCAACAGGACTGGGGTGCATGGAGTCCCTGGGGCAATTTCGTGCGTGTGAGAGAGGCTGTAGATAAAATAATTTATGCTGAAATTGCCGAGCGGAGAGAAACCAATAATCTTGACGGAGAGGATATTCTTTCAATGCTAATGTCGGCTCGCGACGAAACAGGTCAACCGATGAGCGACGGCGAACTGCGCGATGAATTGATGAGCTTGATGTTTGCAGGACACGAAACTACGGCTACAGCGATCGCCTGGGCATTATATTGGGTTCATCATTTACCAAAAGTAAAAGCTAAGTTACTCGACGAAATCGCTAGTTTGGGAGAGTCACCAGACCTAATGACGATTTCCCAAGTACCTTACCTCGATGCCGTCTGCAAAGAAACCCTGCGAATTTGTCCCGTAGCTATGCTGACTTTTCCCAGAGTAGTAAAGCAATCGATGCAGTTACTAGACTACGATTTGGAACCTGGAAGCGTTTTGATGGGCAATATATATTCAGTGCATCAACGAGAAGACATTTATCCGCAAGCCAAACAATTTAAACCAGAACGCTTTTTGGAACGTCAGTTTACTTCTGGAGAATTCGTTCCCTTTGGCGGTGGAGCGCGTCGCTGTATTGGTGAAGCTTTGGCTAAATTTGAACTAAAATTAGTTGTGGCTACGGTAGTTGCTAATCATCAATTATCTCTAGCCAGCAATCGACCCGAACGACCTCGTAGACGCGGGGTAACTCTGTCTCCTGCCAACGGCGTAAAAATGATGTATCGAGGCAAAAGAACTTCTAGAGCGATCGCCAAGAGCAATGTTGCTGTTTAA
- a CDS encoding phosphatidate cytidylyltransferase, with translation MSLTRIISGLVAIALALGMIILGGWYFAIGIGIIIFLGQLEYFRLVRAKGIEPAGKTTLVVSQILLISAIITPGITDAAFCLGGTIICFYLLFQPKMATIADIASSILGLFYGGYLPTYWVRLRVSLPNSASLSNLPLNGYWPESWANPSQFPAALTLTFLVMACIWAADIGAYTMGKSFGRTQLSNISPKKTVEGALFGIGGSLLVAELGAWYFCLPAWQFSGLLLGILIGVTSLLGDLTESMMKRDAGVKDSGQLIPGHGGILDRTDSYVFTAPLVYYFVTLLLPLLAKSFS, from the coding sequence ATGTCATTGACCCGTATTATTAGTGGTTTAGTAGCGATCGCCCTAGCTTTGGGAATGATTATTCTTGGAGGCTGGTATTTTGCTATCGGTATCGGTATTATAATTTTTTTAGGACAGCTAGAGTATTTTCGTTTAGTTCGCGCTAAAGGGATCGAACCCGCAGGAAAAACAACTTTAGTAGTATCGCAAATCTTATTAATTAGCGCAATTATTACTCCAGGCATTACCGATGCAGCCTTTTGCCTGGGGGGAACGATAATTTGTTTTTATTTACTTTTTCAGCCCAAAATGGCGACTATTGCCGACATTGCCAGTTCGATTCTAGGTTTGTTTTATGGCGGCTATTTACCTACATATTGGGTGCGTTTGCGAGTAAGTTTGCCTAATAGTGCCAGTTTGAGTAATTTACCACTAAACGGTTACTGGCCAGAATCCTGGGCAAATCCCAGTCAGTTTCCCGCTGCTTTAACTCTGACTTTTTTAGTTATGGCCTGTATCTGGGCAGCAGATATCGGTGCGTACACGATGGGTAAAAGTTTTGGTCGCACGCAATTATCTAATATCAGTCCAAAGAAAACTGTAGAAGGAGCTTTATTTGGTATAGGCGGTAGTTTATTGGTTGCCGAGTTAGGTGCCTGGTATTTTTGTTTGCCTGCGTGGCAGTTTAGCGGTTTGCTGTTGGGTATTCTAATCGGTGTTACCAGTCTTTTAGGAGATTTAACCGAGTCGATGATGAAACGGGATGCAGGAGTAAAAGATTCGGGACAGTTAATTCCAGGTCACGGAGGGATTTTAGACCGAACCGATAGCTACGTTTTTACTGCCCCTTTGGTCTATTATTTTGTGACTTTATTATTACCTTTATTGGCAAAAAGTTTTAGTTAA